A single genomic interval of Corylus avellana chromosome ca10, CavTom2PMs-1.0 harbors:
- the LOC132162906 gene encoding uncharacterized protein LOC132162906: MDTAVLLRKLPPKLKDPGSFTTPCRIGDHLFYRALLDLGVGVNLLPYNVYEMLGLGELQPTSITLQLVDRSIKRPKGIPKDVLIKVDQFILPAEFIVLDMEECPMPLPLPIILGRPFMRIADNKNLCEKGCCQYGGVVEKVLQVHHIDPLEATLTYSITQQDIKPDFEDVTDGIIEAVHLLESSPQHPSKYPAPFETLVPTNTTFFPSIVKAPKLELKQLLENLTYAYLGENQTLPVTVAANLSLGEEEKLLRVLRKHKTTLGWTIADIKEISPAKCMHQMGKSSSGSAKEEWNHSGEE, translated from the exons ATGGATACCGCAGTCTTGTTaagaaaactaccaccaaagctGAAAGATCCCGGTAGTTTTACTACTCCTTGCAGGATTGGTGACCATCTTTTTTATCGTGCATTGCTGGATCTAGGAGTTGGTGTCAATTTGTTACCATACAATGTGTATGAGATgctgggtttgggggagcttcaaccgaCTTCAATCACCTTACAATTGgtagacagaagcatcaaaagaccaaaaGGTATACCGAAAGATGTCTTGATAAAGGTAGatcaatttattttacctgctgagtTCATTGTGTTAGATATGGAAGAATGCCCTATGCCATTGCCTTtgcctattatcttaggaagaccctttatgagaataGCTGATAacaaaaatttgtgtgaaaaagggtGCTGTCAGTATGGag GTGTTGTTGAGAAAGTTCTTCAGGTCCATCATATTGacccattggaggccaccctcacttATAGTATCACACAACAAGACATTAAGCCAGACTttgaagatgttactgatgGCATCATTGAAGCCGTGCACCTTCTTGAGTCCTCTCCACAACATCCAAGTAAGTATCCCGCTCCCTTTGAAACTCTTGTGCCTACTAACACTACTTTTTTCCCTTCTATTGTCAAGGCACcaaaattggaattgaagcagTTGCTAGAAAATCTAACATATGCTTACTTGGGAGAGAACCAGACCCTACCGGTGACAGTTGCTGCAAACTTAAGTTTGGGGGAAGAGGAGAAGCTATTGAGAGTTCTTAGAAAGCACAAAACTACATTAGGATGGACTATTGCCGACATCAAGGAAATAAGTCCggccaagtgcatgcatcaaatggGTAAGTCCAGTTCAGGTAGTGCCAAAGAAGAGTGGAATCATAGTGGTGAAGAATGA